One window from the genome of Streptomyces sp. NBC_00287 encodes:
- a CDS encoding MarR family winged helix-turn-helix transcriptional regulator — MTAPQAGSARDDTVAAVVRQWRSVHPGPMEIIGRINRCAALLQQAEDAPLRRAGLSRPEFDLLGALRRTGHELTPGELARETFSSGAAVTKRLKQLTERGLVERRGDARDRRVSHVRLTDAGRELVDGILPEQLAYETAVLSGIDRDGRGELATRLGELLMELEGRLGALRV, encoded by the coding sequence ATGACGGCACCCCAAGCGGGAAGCGCACGGGACGACACGGTCGCCGCCGTCGTCCGGCAGTGGCGGTCCGTCCACCCCGGCCCCATGGAGATCATCGGCCGTATCAACCGCTGCGCCGCCCTCCTTCAGCAGGCCGAGGACGCCCCGCTGCGCCGGGCCGGGCTCAGTCGCCCCGAGTTCGACCTGCTCGGCGCGCTGCGCCGCACCGGGCATGAACTGACCCCCGGCGAGCTGGCCCGCGAGACCTTCTCCTCGGGCGCGGCCGTCACCAAGCGCCTCAAGCAGCTCACCGAGCGCGGCCTGGTGGAGCGCCGCGGCGACGCCCGCGACCGCCGCGTCTCCCATGTCCGCCTCACCGACGCGGGGCGCGAACTCGTCGACGGCATCCTGCCCGAGCAACTCGCCTACGAGACGGCCGTACTGTCCGGCATCGACCGCGACGGACGCGGTGAACTCGCCACGCGGCTCGGCGAGTTGCTCATGGAGCTGGAGGGGCGGCTCGGGGCACTGCGCGTGTGA
- a CDS encoding VOC family protein yields MKLDRPVTGGPCWTELGTSDLDAAKRFYTRLFGWRPETDPRQEAGGYTMAHLGDKAVAALTPLYQESQPVAWNVSFLAADVDDTAARAEASGATVLVGPMDVFDVGRFAVVLDPTGAAFQLWQARSFPGAGLFNAPGSLGWVELMTRAPERAVAFYTTLFGWSVNASEHYTQWGIEGADFGGMVTMDDKFPPEVPAHWLPYFAVADVDDAAATATEADGTLLMEPTSVPEGPRIAVLRDPQGAVFGVYRASDYED; encoded by the coding sequence ATGAAGCTCGACAGGCCGGTGACCGGCGGGCCCTGCTGGACCGAGCTCGGGACCAGTGATCTCGACGCCGCCAAACGGTTCTACACCCGGCTCTTCGGCTGGCGCCCCGAGACGGACCCGCGCCAGGAGGCGGGCGGCTACACGATGGCCCACCTCGGCGACAAGGCGGTCGCCGCGCTCACCCCGCTGTACCAGGAGTCGCAGCCCGTCGCCTGGAACGTGTCCTTCCTGGCGGCCGACGTGGACGACACCGCGGCGCGGGCCGAGGCATCCGGTGCGACGGTGCTGGTCGGCCCGATGGACGTCTTCGACGTGGGCCGGTTCGCGGTGGTCCTCGATCCGACCGGGGCCGCCTTCCAGCTGTGGCAGGCCCGCAGCTTCCCGGGCGCGGGCCTGTTCAACGCGCCCGGATCCCTGGGCTGGGTGGAGCTCATGACCCGCGCCCCCGAACGGGCCGTGGCCTTCTACACCACCCTGTTCGGCTGGAGCGTCAACGCCTCCGAGCACTACACCCAATGGGGCATCGAGGGCGCCGACTTCGGCGGCATGGTGACGATGGACGACAAGTTCCCGCCCGAGGTGCCGGCGCACTGGCTGCCGTACTTCGCCGTGGCGGACGTCGACGACGCCGCGGCCACCGCGACCGAGGCGGACGGCACCCTCCTCATGGAGCCGACCTCGGTGCCCGAAGGACCGCGGATCGCGGTGCTGCGGGATCCGCAGGGCGCGGTGTTCGGGGTGTATCGCGCCTCGGACTACGAGGACTGA